In Crinalium epipsammum PCC 9333, the following are encoded in one genomic region:
- a CDS encoding PPC domain-containing DNA-binding protein, whose translation MIEASIIRAAALRLNPDCDLKKSLISYCEFYGIQAACIISCVGSLRSLTIRFANKSNLTVIEEKFEIISLAGTISQHEAHLHISISDGEGKMLGGHLAEGSLIYTTCEIVIGILDDVVFKRELDSTTGYKELKIYQK comes from the coding sequence ATGATCGAGGCAAGTATTATAAGAGCAGCAGCTTTACGTTTAAATCCCGACTGCGATCTCAAAAAATCATTAATTTCTTACTGTGAATTTTATGGAATTCAAGCAGCTTGCATTATTAGTTGTGTAGGTAGTTTGCGCTCCTTAACGATTCGTTTTGCTAATAAATCAAATCTGACTGTGATCGAGGAAAAGTTTGAAATCATATCACTAGCAGGTACTATCTCTCAACATGAGGCTCACTTACATATTTCCATTTCAGATGGTGAGGGTAAGATGCTTGGTGGCCACTTAGCTGAGGGTTCTTTAATTTATACAACCTGTGAAATTGTAATTGGGATACTGGATGATGTAGTTTTTAAAAGAGAACTAGACTCAACTACAGGTTATAAAGAACTAAAAATATACCAAAAGTAA
- the ilvA gene encoding threonine ammonia-lyase, biosynthetic, with translation MLCDYLQLILTARVYDVAQETPLEYAPNLSTRLNNKVLLKREDMQSVFSFKLRGAYNKMVNLSPDMLAQGVIAASAGNHAQGVALGASKLGTQAIIVMPVTTPQVKIDAVKARGGVVVLHGDTYDDAYTYARQLEAEKGLTFIHPFDDPYVIAGQGTIGMEIMRQCQQPIHAIFVAIGGGGLIAGIAAYIKRLRPEIKIIGVEPIDADAMHQSLKAGHRVRLSQVGLFADGVAVREVGEETFRLCQEYVDEIILVGTDDTCAAIKDVFEDTRSILEPAGALAIAGAKAYAEREQIAGETLIAVACGANMNFDRLRFVAERAEFGERREAIFAVNIPEEPGSLRKFCECLGRRNLTEFNYRIADEKEAHIFVGLQIQNRADAIQMAQTFESCGFKTIDLTDDELTKLHLRHMVGGRSTLAHNELLYRFEFPERPGALMKFVASMSPDWNISVFHYRNNGADYGRIVVGVQVPPNEMAQWQAFLDSLGYRYWDESNNPAYKLFLR, from the coding sequence ATGCTTTGCGACTACCTGCAACTAATACTGACTGCCCGCGTGTACGATGTTGCCCAGGAAACTCCCCTGGAATACGCTCCCAATTTATCTACCAGGCTAAATAATAAAGTCCTACTTAAGAGAGAGGATATGCAGTCTGTCTTCTCTTTTAAACTGCGGGGTGCTTACAACAAAATGGTGAATTTGTCGCCAGATATGCTGGCGCAAGGCGTAATTGCTGCATCTGCGGGAAATCATGCTCAAGGTGTTGCCCTTGGTGCTAGTAAGTTAGGTACGCAAGCAATTATCGTCATGCCTGTTACTACTCCCCAAGTCAAGATAGATGCAGTTAAAGCTAGAGGGGGAGTAGTGGTGTTGCATGGGGATACTTACGATGATGCCTATACTTACGCCCGTCAACTAGAAGCAGAGAAAGGTTTGACATTTATTCATCCCTTTGATGACCCCTATGTAATTGCTGGGCAGGGGACAATTGGGATGGAAATTATGCGGCAATGTCAGCAACCGATCCATGCTATTTTTGTAGCGATCGGTGGTGGTGGGTTAATTGCTGGAATTGCAGCTTATATTAAACGGTTACGTCCCGAAATTAAGATTATTGGTGTTGAACCAATTGATGCCGATGCGATGCACCAATCATTAAAAGCTGGTCATCGGGTGCGTTTGTCTCAAGTAGGGTTATTTGCTGACGGTGTTGCAGTGCGGGAAGTGGGAGAAGAAACATTCCGCTTATGCCAAGAATATGTAGATGAGATTATTTTGGTAGGTACAGATGATACCTGTGCTGCAATTAAAGATGTATTTGAAGATACGCGCTCCATTTTAGAACCAGCAGGTGCATTAGCTATTGCAGGTGCTAAAGCTTATGCAGAAAGAGAACAAATCGCTGGAGAAACATTAATTGCTGTTGCCTGCGGTGCTAACATGAACTTTGATCGCTTGCGGTTTGTTGCAGAAAGAGCAGAATTTGGCGAACGTCGCGAAGCTATCTTTGCTGTCAATATTCCTGAAGAACCAGGAAGTCTTCGCAAGTTTTGTGAATGTCTTGGCAGACGTAACTTAACTGAATTTAACTATCGCATTGCTGATGAAAAAGAAGCTCATATATTTGTGGGCTTACAAATTCAAAATCGTGCCGATGCAATTCAAATGGCACAAACTTTTGAAAGTTGTGGTTTCAAAACTATTGATTTAACCGACGATGAATTAACAAAATTGCATTTGCGACACATGGTTGGCGGGCGTTCTACCTTAGCCCACAATGAATTACTTTACCGCTTTGAGTTTCCCGAACGTCCAGGCGCATTAATGAAGTTTGTTGCTTCGATGAGTCCAGATTGGAATATTAGTGTTTTTCACTACCGCAACAACGGTGCAGACTATGGGCGCATTGTTGTAGGGGTGCAAGTTCCCCCAAATGAAATGGCACAGTGGCAAGCATTTTTAGATAGTTTGGGATATCGCTATTGGGATGAAAGTAATAATCCTGCCTACAAACTATTTTTAAGATAG
- a CDS encoding DUF29 domain-containing protein has translation MMQTPQTEEKTGSLMLSLYETDFYAWTQEQAKLLHDQQWSQLDLPNLIEEIESLGRQERAELRNRLSVLIGHLLKWEYQLNHRSRSWLNTIRIQRIDTLELLADNPSLKPYLQEVLHQAYIKAIALAAKETNLAIKTFSQDCPYTLEEILSDRFYPGEPATDEMME, from the coding sequence ATGATGCAGACACCCCAAACTGAAGAAAAAACGGGAAGCCTGATGCTGAGTCTTTACGAAACTGACTTTTATGCTTGGACTCAGGAACAGGCTAAATTACTTCACGATCAGCAATGGAGTCAGCTTGACTTACCGAATTTAATTGAGGAAATCGAATCTTTGGGAAGACAGGAACGTGCTGAACTACGAAATCGTTTAAGTGTGTTAATTGGACATCTACTTAAATGGGAATATCAACTCAATCACCGAAGTCGTAGTTGGTTAAACACAATTCGCATACAGCGTATAGACACTTTAGAATTATTAGCAGATAATCCTAGCCTCAAACCCTATCTGCAAGAAGTTCTTCATCAAGCCTATATAAAAGCAATTGCACTGGCTGCTAAAGAAACAAATTTAGCTATTAAAACATTTTCGCAAGATTGCCCTTACACCCTTGAGGAAATTTTAAGCGATCGCTTCTATCCAGGAGAACCTGCAACTGATGAGATGATGGAATAG
- a CDS encoding HIT family protein, which yields MQKQNNKFSHLTAIERVYLSFPARFLLEKNQLQGKILDFGCGFGNDVKLLQQKGFNITGYDPYYFPQYPNEKFDTIICFYVLNVLFPEEQANVLMEVSHLLKPGGKAYFAVRRDIKKEGFREHYIHKKPTYQCITKIPFKSILLDEYCEIYEYTHYNYQRNSSNQCIFCNPYRKLTLLTESATAYAMFDGYPVSKGHVLIIPKRHIANYFELPFKEQSACWLMANKVQEILSKEFQPDGFNVGMNVNKDAGQNMMHASIHVIPRYKGDAVESRGGMRSVIPKRKIINSK from the coding sequence ATGCAAAAACAAAATAATAAATTTAGCCACCTTACTGCTATAGAAAGAGTTTATCTCTCATTTCCAGCACGATTTTTATTAGAAAAAAATCAACTTCAAGGTAAAATCCTAGATTTTGGTTGTGGCTTTGGTAACGATGTTAAACTCTTGCAACAAAAAGGCTTTAATATTACTGGTTATGACCCTTATTATTTCCCGCAATACCCTAACGAAAAATTCGACACTATCATCTGTTTTTATGTTTTAAATGTTTTATTCCCTGAAGAACAAGCCAATGTTCTTATGGAAGTTTCACATTTACTGAAACCAGGAGGGAAAGCTTATTTTGCAGTGAGAAGAGACATCAAAAAAGAAGGTTTTAGAGAACATTATATTCACAAAAAACCTACCTATCAGTGTATCACTAAAATTCCATTCAAGTCAATTCTTTTAGATGAATATTGCGAAATATACGAGTATACTCATTATAATTATCAAAGAAACTCATCTAATCAATGTATTTTTTGTAACCCTTATAGAAAGTTAACTTTACTCACAGAGTCGGCAACAGCGTATGCTATGTTTGACGGATATCCAGTAAGTAAAGGTCATGTTTTAATTATACCTAAGCGCCATATAGCTAATTATTTTGAATTACCATTTAAGGAGCAATCAGCTTGCTGGTTGATGGCGAATAAAGTGCAAGAAATTTTAAGTAAAGAATTTCAGCCTGATGGTTTTAATGTAGGAATGAACGTGAATAAAGATGCAGGGCAAAATATGATGCACGCTAGTATTCATGTTATCCCTCGTTACAAAGGCGATGCTGTTGAGTCTAGAGGCGGAATGAGATCTGTAATTCCTAAAAGAAAAATTATAAATTCAAAGTAA
- a CDS encoding PAP/fibrillin family protein: MSTDQDRKAAKKKLKDVLATYGGNTKHEAVITAINQLVNLNPTVAPTRSEALLTGLWLLISAPNFPNGELQPDGKYVYTLGRLAFNMFQPVKLKVAIERVLHPIIPLDNGQHTHDIIVEFITVDENAPQIKGIVRNLAISEPTDDHTLQVKFTGATLTPQNQNQMKAWKAIFGEQSKPDKTNLKEKFMNKILRMMFGIVPPQGMDLKTGEVSFKMQKSPKGNIKFIYLDEELQITKGEKGMILICERVIQ; encoded by the coding sequence ATGAGTACTGATCAAGATAGAAAAGCAGCAAAAAAAAAGCTGAAAGATGTGCTTGCTACCTATGGCGGTAACACCAAACATGAAGCAGTAATTACAGCAATAAATCAACTCGTAAACCTCAACCCAACAGTAGCACCCACCCGCAGTGAAGCACTCCTTACTGGGCTATGGCTATTGATAAGCGCCCCCAATTTTCCTAATGGAGAACTGCAACCAGACGGTAAATATGTTTATACTCTCGGTCGGCTTGCCTTTAATATGTTTCAACCTGTTAAATTGAAGGTTGCAATTGAGCGAGTATTGCACCCTATAATACCTCTAGACAATGGGCAACACACTCACGACATTATTGTTGAATTTATTACAGTAGATGAAAATGCTCCTCAGATAAAAGGCATTGTCAGAAACTTGGCAATTAGTGAACCTACTGATGACCATACCCTGCAAGTAAAATTCACAGGAGCAACTTTAACACCCCAGAATCAAAATCAAATGAAAGCGTGGAAAGCCATCTTTGGTGAGCAATCTAAGCCTGATAAAACTAATTTAAAAGAAAAGTTTATGAACAAAATCTTGCGGATGATGTTTGGAATTGTACCACCGCAGGGGATGGATCTTAAAACTGGCGAAGTTTCCTTCAAGATGCAAAAATCTCCCAAAGGTAATATCAAGTTTATTTATCTTGATGAAGAATTACAGATTACCAAAGGAGAAAAAGGCATGATTTTAATATGTGAGCGAGTCATCCAGTAA
- a CDS encoding SDR family NAD(P)-dependent oxidoreductase, which produces MQIQTQGNSTTALIVGASQGIGLEFVRQFIQNNRAQRIYATYRNPQAEILTISDPRLRCLQMDITEEAQIANVVEEIKTETSVLNYVINCVGVLYEGAMQPEKSLRQLNSEQLLRYFQVNSIGAVLLAKHIQPLLKHQQRSIFATISAKVGSISDNHLGGWYGYRASKAALNMFMRTTALEYKRSCPRAIAVTLHPGTTDTQLSKPFQRNVPPEKLFSVERTVQQLLMVIDQLKESDSGEFFSWDGDRLPW; this is translated from the coding sequence ATGCAGATACAAACTCAAGGCAATTCTACAACGGCGCTGATTGTTGGAGCAAGTCAAGGAATTGGTTTAGAGTTTGTGCGCCAATTTATACAAAATAATCGCGCACAACGCATTTATGCTACCTATCGCAACCCGCAAGCAGAAATATTAACAATATCAGATCCTCGTTTGCGTTGTCTGCAAATGGATATTACAGAAGAAGCGCAAATTGCTAATGTGGTAGAAGAAATCAAAACAGAGACATCAGTACTAAATTATGTCATCAATTGCGTAGGCGTGTTGTATGAGGGAGCAATGCAACCAGAGAAGAGTTTGCGACAACTCAATTCAGAACAATTATTGCGCTATTTTCAAGTCAATAGTATTGGTGCAGTATTGTTAGCAAAGCATATACAACCCTTGTTGAAGCATCAGCAACGCTCTATCTTTGCCACAATTTCGGCTAAAGTTGGTAGTATCAGCGATAACCATTTGGGCGGGTGGTATGGTTATCGTGCATCAAAAGCAGCATTAAATATGTTTATGCGGACAACGGCGCTTGAATATAAGCGTAGCTGTCCACGCGCGATCGCTGTTACTTTGCATCCTGGTACGACTGATACACAATTATCTAAACCATTTCAGCGCAATGTCCCCCCAGAAAAACTTTTTTCGGTTGAACGTACAGTTCAGCAATTGCTAATGGTGATCGATCAACTAAAGGAAAGCGATAGTGGTGAATTTTTTTCTTGGGATGGCGATCGCTTACCTTGGTAA
- a CDS encoding ABC1 kinase family protein, which translates to MLTKSASKPLRWQKHKYSLLARQRDIFGSAATLIFYLWWDATFTKDSPEHRKRRAEWLVRTLLDLGPTFIKIGQALSTRADLLPLEYVQALGQLQDKVPPFGGDQAIALIEAELGNSIHTLYRDFDRFPLAAASLGQVHKARLHTGEDVIVKVQRPGLDKLFTLDFQALHKLERFCFRYLPWTRKYELATIYNEFFNLLYQEIDYIQEGKNADKFRENFNNYPQVTAPKIYWRYTTTKVLTMEYLPGIKINDRQTLEACGLNAKQINQIGICCYLKQLLIDGFFQADPHPGNMAVSQDGNLIIYDFGMMVELKPLAKDQMVKTFWAVLRKDAEELTVSLIDMGLIVEVSDMKPIKRMLTFILDKFTEKPINVKEFGQMRNELYAMFEQQPFRLPAQMTFIIKSLTTLDGIARVLDPEYNMVAAAQPFIRSIAVSKGQGNVIAEFGRQAKSFIQYKLTKPSAAELLIYRLEKRIEEGELQFRVLSVESDRTFKRMNVAIKSLTYACFTGLTLLSGAVLLIGSYSSWAMAAFILSGLSFLVFLRSLISLAIMEKFEKVAKK; encoded by the coding sequence ATGCTTACAAAGAGTGCATCTAAGCCGCTACGCTGGCAAAAGCATAAATATTCCCTGCTGGCGCGTCAAAGAGATATTTTTGGCTCGGCTGCAACATTAATATTCTATCTGTGGTGGGATGCAACATTTACTAAAGACTCTCCTGAGCATAGAAAGCGTCGGGCTGAGTGGTTAGTGCGTACTTTACTAGATTTAGGACCAACTTTTATTAAAATTGGGCAAGCTTTATCTACTCGCGCAGATTTACTGCCTTTGGAGTATGTACAGGCGTTAGGACAGTTACAGGATAAAGTGCCTCCATTTGGTGGCGATCAAGCGATCGCTCTAATTGAAGCAGAATTAGGCAACTCTATTCATACTTTATATCGCGATTTTGATCGTTTTCCGTTGGCAGCAGCTAGTTTGGGACAAGTTCACAAAGCACGCCTGCATACTGGAGAAGATGTAATTGTTAAAGTGCAGCGCCCAGGTTTAGATAAGTTATTTACTTTAGATTTTCAAGCTTTACATAAATTGGAGCGTTTTTGCTTTCGTTATTTACCTTGGACAAGGAAATATGAGTTAGCCACTATTTATAACGAATTTTTTAACCTTCTTTATCAAGAAATTGATTATATCCAAGAAGGTAAAAACGCTGACAAATTCAGAGAAAATTTTAACAATTATCCCCAAGTCACTGCGCCTAAAATTTATTGGCGATATACCACAACTAAAGTTTTGACAATGGAATATTTGCCTGGAATCAAAATAAATGATCGCCAAACTTTAGAAGCTTGTGGATTAAATGCAAAGCAAATTAATCAAATAGGTATTTGTTGCTATTTAAAACAATTATTAATAGATGGTTTTTTTCAAGCTGACCCCCATCCTGGGAATATGGCGGTCAGCCAAGATGGTAACTTGATTATTTATGATTTTGGCATGATGGTGGAATTGAAACCTCTTGCTAAAGATCAAATGGTAAAAACATTTTGGGCGGTTTTGAGAAAGGACGCTGAAGAACTAACTGTTAGCTTAATTGATATGGGGTTAATTGTAGAAGTATCCGATATGAAACCGATCAAACGGATGCTAACATTTATTTTAGATAAATTTACTGAAAAACCGATAAACGTAAAAGAATTTGGGCAAATGCGTAATGAACTTTATGCCATGTTTGAGCAACAACCATTTCGTTTGCCTGCTCAAATGACATTTATTATAAAATCATTAACTACTCTTGACGGTATTGCTAGGGTATTAGATCCTGAATACAATATGGTAGCAGCCGCTCAACCTTTTATTAGAAGCATTGCTGTCTCTAAAGGGCAGGGAAATGTGATTGCTGAATTTGGTAGACAAGCAAAAAGCTTTATTCAATATAAATTAACAAAACCAAGTGCTGCGGAACTGCTAATTTATCGTTTAGAAAAAAGAATTGAAGAAGGGGAGTTGCAATTTCGCGTACTCTCAGTTGAGAGCGATCGCACTTTCAAACGCATGAATGTAGCTATTAAAAGCTTAACTTATGCTTGTTTTACTGGCTTAACTTTATTATCTGGTGCAGTACTTTTAATTGGTTCCTACAGTTCTTGGGCTATGGCAGCTTTTATCCTATCAGGATTAAGCTTTTTAGTTTTTCTCCGTTCTTTAATTTCTTTAGCAATTATGGAAAAATTTGAGAAAGTAGCTAAAAAATAA
- a CDS encoding LCP family protein: MMSALLLAAAPLQKNQSSSLYGGSNSPITFQEPINVLVLGIDNSGHPHASNFTPSEAISGNSDTILLLRIIPGTHQINVLSIPRDTRVELPGKSTNKINDANAKGGIDLAQKSVSKLLSNIPIHRYVRVDTQGFISFADALGGVEINIPKPMRYVDQTQKLDINFSAGIQKLNGKHLQEYVRFRHDDLGDIGRVQRQEVVLKSLLEKFVQPTTWAKLPKLLKVIQENVDTDISLGEMLGVAQFLTHIDKQHINVLMLPGRFSRPDEYTLSYWIADMDNTASILADYFDTRSSKVDAIANSPTNLSNIKLTVANATGKKEQAKQALMLLRNQGFENTTIKKSGIDSAARPSLKTLIIAQKGNLKAANAVKNAIGIGEIQVTSTGDIDSDVTVVLGSDFADLKNNNGKKLPRV, from the coding sequence ATGATGTCAGCATTGTTACTTGCTGCTGCTCCCCTACAAAAAAATCAGTCTTCCTCACTATATGGTGGCTCTAATTCGCCAATCACATTCCAAGAACCAATTAATGTGTTGGTTTTAGGTATTGATAATTCAGGGCATCCTCACGCTAGTAACTTTACCCCATCAGAAGCAATATCTGGCAATAGTGATACTATCTTGCTATTGCGTATAATTCCGGGTACGCACCAAATTAATGTTTTATCTATTCCACGAGATACCAGAGTAGAACTACCTGGAAAAAGTACTAACAAAATTAATGATGCTAATGCTAAAGGAGGAATTGATTTAGCGCAAAAATCAGTTAGTAAATTGTTATCCAATATTCCTATTCACCGCTACGTTAGAGTTGATACTCAGGGTTTTATTAGTTTCGCTGATGCTTTGGGTGGAGTGGAAATTAATATACCCAAACCAATGCGTTATGTAGACCAAACTCAAAAGCTTGACATCAACTTTTCTGCGGGAATCCAAAAATTAAATGGCAAGCATTTACAGGAATACGTGCGCTTTCGTCATGATGATTTAGGAGATATTGGCAGGGTACAGAGACAAGAAGTAGTTCTAAAATCACTTCTGGAAAAATTTGTTCAGCCAACAACTTGGGCAAAGTTACCCAAGCTGCTAAAGGTTATTCAAGAGAATGTTGATACTGACATATCTCTGGGTGAAATGTTGGGCGTTGCTCAGTTTTTAACTCATATTGATAAGCAACATATTAATGTACTTATGTTACCTGGTCGATTTAGCCGACCTGATGAATATACTCTCAGCTATTGGATTGCGGATATGGATAATACTGCTTCAATTTTAGCAGATTATTTTGATACTCGTAGTAGTAAAGTTGATGCGATCGCAAATTCTCCTACCAACCTTAGTAACATCAAACTAACAGTTGCCAATGCTACAGGTAAAAAAGAGCAAGCAAAGCAAGCTTTAATGCTACTTAGAAATCAAGGATTTGAGAATACTACAATTAAAAAGTCTGGCATTGATTCGGCTGCTAGACCTAGTTTAAAAACTCTGATTATTGCTCAAAAGGGTAATTTAAAAGCTGCGAATGCTGTAAAAAATGCCATCGGGATAGGAGAAATCCAAGTAACATCAACAGGGGATATTGACTCTGATGTTACAGTTGTTTTGGGAAGCGATTTTGCTGATTTAAAAAATAATAATGGGAAAAAGTTACCAAGAGTTTAA
- the rpmA gene encoding 50S ribosomal protein L27: MAHKKGTGSTRNGRDSNAQRLGVKRYGGQVVRAGNILVRQRGTSFHPGNNVGLGKDYTIFALIDGVVTFEKKGKNRKQVSVYAAIAPTETAPALEPVAS; encoded by the coding sequence ATGGCTCATAAGAAAGGTACAGGTAGTACTCGTAACGGTCGTGATTCTAATGCCCAGAGACTAGGCGTTAAACGCTATGGCGGTCAAGTCGTTAGAGCAGGCAATATTTTGGTGCGTCAACGCGGCACGTCATTTCATCCTGGTAACAACGTTGGTTTAGGCAAAGACTATACTATATTTGCTTTAATTGATGGCGTTGTAACCTTTGAAAAAAAGGGTAAAAACCGCAAACAAGTTAGTGTTTACGCAGCTATTGCCCCTACGGAAACCGCTCCTGCATTAGAACCTGTAGCATCATAG
- the rplU gene encoding 50S ribosomal protein L21, whose amino-acid sequence MSYAIIETGGKQLWVEPGRFYDIELLPVEPEAKVSIDKVFFVKHNDDVHIGQPLVEGATVEGTVLRHFRGRKVIVYKMQPKKKTRKKRGHRQEITRLMINSISLNGAVIASHEETSAPEATVETETE is encoded by the coding sequence ATGAGTTACGCAATTATTGAAACTGGCGGCAAACAACTGTGGGTCGAGCCTGGTCGCTTTTATGATATCGAACTGCTGCCTGTAGAACCAGAAGCGAAAGTTTCCATTGACAAAGTATTTTTTGTTAAACACAACGACGACGTACATATAGGTCAACCGCTAGTAGAAGGCGCTACGGTTGAAGGTACGGTATTGCGCCACTTTAGGGGTCGCAAAGTCATCGTTTACAAGATGCAGCCCAAAAAGAAAACCCGCAAAAAACGGGGACACCGCCAAGAAATCACCCGCCTGATGATTAACTCCATTAGTCTCAATGGTGCAGTCATTGCCTCCCATGAAGAAACCTCTGCGCCAGAGGCAACTGTTGAAACTGAGACAGAATAG
- a CDS encoding DUF3747 domain-containing protein — protein MLISSNKIKHSLLTLTAVLISTISPWNSANSATFGQKEVEQSNFIAVAMPLNVDRYQLLILEQISNQEACWIEHDNRPTQVEPLLLNFDFTGICGRSTDTNGYSIRKSGEDLGLQYNIDIVKERDELLLLATPVPNPDATPMLIGRTNGITDGFVKINLEPGWRFTKRTYKDKTLGHIYLTNDN, from the coding sequence ATGTTAATTTCTAGCAACAAAATAAAGCATTCGCTTTTAACGCTAACAGCAGTATTAATTTCTACTATCAGTCCTTGGAATTCAGCTAATTCTGCTACTTTTGGGCAAAAAGAAGTAGAACAAAGTAATTTTATCGCTGTAGCTATGCCTCTTAACGTTGATCGTTACCAACTGCTAATTTTAGAGCAAATATCTAATCAAGAAGCTTGCTGGATAGAACATGATAATCGCCCCACCCAAGTTGAACCTTTACTATTAAACTTTGACTTTACTGGCATTTGTGGACGTAGTACAGATACTAATGGTTACTCCATCCGCAAATCCGGCGAAGATCTGGGTTTGCAGTATAACATTGATATTGTTAAGGAACGTGATGAACTGCTGCTATTAGCAACTCCAGTGCCAAATCCTGATGCAACACCAATGCTTATCGGTAGGACTAATGGTATCACTGATGGCTTTGTCAAAATTAATTTAGAACCTGGTTGGCGGTTTACCAAAAGAACCTACAAAGATAAAACACTAGGACACATCTATCTGACTAACGATAATTAA